In a genomic window of Octadecabacter temperatus:
- a CDS encoding acyl carrier protein: MSDVADRVRKIVVEHLGVEEDKVVDGASFIDDLGADSLDTVELVMAFEEEFGIEIPDDAAETIQSFGDATKFITAAS; this comes from the coding sequence ATGAGCGATGTCGCAGACCGCGTACGTAAGATCGTTGTAGAGCACCTTGGTGTTGAAGAAGATAAAGTTGTTGATGGCGCGTCCTTCATCGACGATCTGGGCGCAGATAGCCTCGACACAGTTGAGCTCGTGATGGCGTTTGAAGAAGAATTCGGTATCGAAATCCCTGACGACGCTGCTGAAACTATTCAGAGCTTCGGCGACGCGACGAAGTTTATCACTGCAGCTTCCTAA
- the fabG gene encoding 3-oxoacyl-[acyl-carrier-protein] reductase — MFNLTGKNALITGASGGIGGEIAKTLHGAGATVGLSGTRVEPLEALAAELGERAHVLTCNLSDGEAVDALPKQAADAMGSVDILVNNAGITRDQIFMRMKDDEWDDVINVNLTSTMRLCRGVMRGMMKARWGRIVNISSIVGATGNPGQANYAASKAGMVGLSKSIAYEVASRGITVNCIAPGFIATAMTDKLTDEQKDKINVQIPAGRMGNPDEIAAAALYLASEQAAYVTGTTLHVNGGMAML, encoded by the coding sequence ATGTTTAACTTAACTGGTAAAAATGCACTGATTACAGGTGCTTCTGGTGGCATTGGTGGCGAAATTGCCAAGACGCTGCACGGTGCTGGCGCGACTGTTGGTCTGTCTGGCACGCGGGTTGAACCGCTTGAGGCATTGGCCGCTGAGCTGGGCGAGCGCGCCCATGTGCTGACATGTAACCTGAGCGACGGTGAAGCCGTTGATGCGCTGCCAAAGCAGGCTGCGGATGCGATGGGATCCGTCGATATTCTGGTGAACAATGCCGGTATCACGCGCGATCAGATTTTCATGCGGATGAAGGACGACGAATGGGATGATGTGATTAACGTCAACCTGACATCAACAATGCGTCTGTGTCGCGGTGTTATGCGTGGCATGATGAAAGCGCGTTGGGGCCGTATTGTGAACATTAGTTCTATCGTTGGTGCCACTGGTAACCCAGGACAGGCTAACTATGCTGCATCTAAGGCTGGTATGGTCGGCTTGTCCAAGTCCATTGCTTATGAGGTCGCAAGCCGTGGGATTACGGTGAACTGTATTGCCCCAGGGTTTATTGCGACAGCCATGACCGACAAGCTGACGGATGAGCAAAAAGACAAGATCAACGTGCAAATTCCAGCTGGTCGCATGGGCAATCCGGACGAAATTGCAGCGGCTGCGCTATATCTTGCGAGTGAGCAGGCAGCCTACGTCACGGGCACGACTTTGCATGTCAATGGTGGTATGGCGATGCTGTAA
- the fabD gene encoding ACP S-malonyltransferase, whose translation MRAFVFPGQGAQTIGMGQALAESYSAAKAVFDEVDDALGEKLSDLIWSGDIADLTLTKNAQPALMATSLAAMKALEAEGVGIDAASYVAGHSLGEYSALAASGAFSIADTARLLRIRGEAMQLAVPVGIGAMAVLLGMDFEAAQAVAAEAAQGEVCQAANDNDPSQVVVSGHKAAVERAVEIAKANGAKRAMLLPVSAPFHSSLMAPAGDIMAAALADVSMNAPKVPLIANVRAEAVDGSDIKDLLIEQVTGSVRWRESVMWMAGAGVTEAWEIGAGKALSGMVKRVDRSIATRAVGTPDDVKAAAEALNA comes from the coding sequence ATGAGAGCATTCGTATTTCCAGGCCAAGGCGCACAGACCATCGGGATGGGGCAAGCACTGGCTGAAAGTTATTCTGCGGCGAAGGCCGTGTTTGATGAAGTCGACGATGCCTTGGGTGAGAAACTGTCCGATCTGATCTGGTCCGGCGACATTGCCGACCTGACGCTGACTAAGAACGCGCAACCTGCGCTGATGGCGACGTCATTGGCGGCGATGAAGGCGCTTGAGGCCGAAGGCGTAGGCATTGATGCGGCGTCTTATGTGGCGGGTCATTCGTTGGGTGAATATTCCGCATTGGCAGCGTCTGGTGCGTTTAGCATTGCTGATACAGCGCGTCTTTTGCGTATTCGCGGTGAAGCGATGCAACTGGCCGTGCCTGTGGGCATCGGTGCGATGGCTGTGCTTTTGGGCATGGATTTCGAGGCGGCACAGGCTGTTGCGGCGGAAGCGGCGCAGGGCGAGGTTTGCCAAGCGGCCAACGACAATGACCCATCACAGGTTGTCGTGTCCGGCCATAAGGCCGCTGTTGAACGTGCCGTTGAGATCGCAAAGGCCAATGGCGCGAAACGCGCGATGTTGTTGCCTGTGTCTGCGCCGTTCCACTCAAGCCTGATGGCGCCTGCTGGGGATATCATGGCGGCGGCTCTGGCGGATGTGTCTATGAACGCGCCAAAGGTCCCGCTGATCGCGAATGTGCGCGCAGAGGCTGTGGACGGGTCTGACATCAAGGATTTGTTGATTGAGCAGGTGACAGGATCTGTGCGCTGGCGCGAAAGTGTAATGTGGATGGCGGGTGCTGGTGTGACCGAAGCATGGGAAATCGGCGCGGGTAAAGCGCTGTCTGGTATGGTGAAACGGGTGGACCGTTCTATCGCGACGCGCGCTGTTGGCACGCCTGATGATGTGAAGGCGGCTGCTGAAGCGTTGAATGCATAA
- the rpsF gene encoding 30S ribosomal protein S6 encodes MPLYEHVMIARQDLSNTQAEALIEHFSTVLSDNDGKVVMSEYWGVKTMAYKINKNRKGHYAFLRSDAPAPAVQEMERLMRLHEDVMRVLTIKVDAHEEGPSVQMQKRDERPERRERR; translated from the coding sequence ATGCCTTTATATGAGCATGTGATGATTGCGCGTCAGGACTTGTCCAACACGCAAGCAGAAGCCCTCATCGAACACTTCTCCACAGTGCTTTCTGACAACGACGGTAAAGTCGTTATGTCCGAGTACTGGGGCGTCAAGACGATGGCCTACAAGATCAACAAGAACCGCAAAGGTCACTACGCCTTTTTGCGCTCTGATGCACCGGCACCAGCCGTGCAAGAGATGGAGCGTCTGATGCGTTTGCACGAAGACGTAATGCGCGTTCTGACGATTAAAGTTGATGCACACGAAGAAGGTCCTTCCGTGCAGATGCAAAAGCGTGACGAGCGTCCAGAACGCCGCGAACGCCGCTAA
- the rpsR gene encoding 30S ribosomal protein S18 produces MATKPFFRRRKSDPFEGENAPKIDYKDTRTLQRYISERGKIVPSRITAVGAKNQRALARAIKRARFLALLPYAVK; encoded by the coding sequence ATGGCTACTAAACCATTTTTCCGTCGCCGTAAGTCCGATCCATTTGAGGGCGAGAACGCTCCAAAGATCGACTACAAAGACACACGTACACTGCAGCGCTACATCTCTGAGCGCGGCAAAATCGTTCCATCCCGCATCACCGCAGTCGGTGCAAAGAACCAACGTGCTTTGGCACGTGCGATCAAACGCGCTCGGTTCCTTGCTCTGTTGCCTTACGCCGTTAAGTAA
- the rplI gene encoding 50S ribosomal protein L9: MDIILLERVAKLGQMGDVVSVKQGYARNFLLPQGKALRVNAANMATFEAQKAQLEATNLETKKEADALSAKLDGETFVVIRSASDGGNLYGSVTTRDAAEAATAAGFTVDKKQVALIDPIKELGIHDVLVKLHPEVTATIKLNVARSAEEAELQAAGKSVAELAAEAEAEAEFEIQELFDDLGAAGMDDFGDDDAAPAAEAPSEEASDEE; the protein is encoded by the coding sequence ATGGATATCATCCTTCTAGAACGCGTTGCGAAGCTGGGTCAGATGGGCGACGTCGTCTCTGTGAAACAGGGCTACGCACGCAACTTCTTGCTTCCACAAGGAAAAGCACTGCGCGTCAACGCGGCCAACATGGCAACGTTTGAAGCACAGAAAGCTCAGCTCGAAGCAACCAACCTCGAAACCAAAAAAGAAGCCGACGCATTGTCTGCAAAGCTGGACGGCGAAACATTCGTCGTGATTCGCTCTGCGTCCGATGGCGGCAACCTTTACGGTTCCGTAACAACACGCGATGCCGCAGAAGCTGCAACAGCAGCTGGCTTCACAGTGGACAAAAAGCAGGTTGCTTTGATCGACCCGATCAAAGAACTCGGCATCCACGACGTGCTGGTTAAGCTACACCCAGAGGTTACAGCGACCATCAAGCTGAACGTTGCACGTTCTGCTGAAGAAGCTGAGCTTCAGGCTGCTGGCAAGTCCGTTGCTGAACTGGCTGCTGAAGCTGAGGCAGAAGCTGAATTCGAAATTCAGGAACTGTTCGACGATCTCGGCGCTGCTGGCATGGACGACTTCGGCGATGACGACGCAGCTCCTGCTGCTGAAGCACCTTCCGAGGAAGCATCTGACGAAGAGTAA
- a CDS encoding SRPBCC domain-containing protein, which yields MLDPVIKTIEVPCGQQQAFDIFCDMATWWPLEKRSMSLMRAGGPAKGLSVEARLGGQIVETAIDDDEHHWGTFTKFDAHHHLQLDFHMGLPPEQSGQVDVTFTPLSATTTRVELVHSNWEGYGDMAEMMLNGYGSSWGLLFEEAYAGACK from the coding sequence ATGCTTGATCCCGTCATCAAAACCATCGAAGTGCCGTGCGGCCAGCAACAGGCCTTCGACATTTTCTGCGACATGGCGACATGGTGGCCGCTTGAAAAACGGTCCATGTCGTTGATGCGGGCAGGTGGCCCGGCGAAAGGCTTGAGCGTCGAGGCGCGTCTTGGCGGGCAGATCGTTGAGACCGCGATCGATGATGATGAACACCATTGGGGAACATTTACAAAGTTTGATGCCCATCACCATCTACAATTGGATTTCCACATGGGGCTGCCACCTGAACAGTCAGGGCAGGTTGATGTGACGTTCACACCGTTAAGCGCAACGACGACACGGGTGGAGTTGGTGCATAGCAACTGGGAAGGCTACGGCGACATGGCTGAAATGATGCTCAACGGGTACGGCAGCAGCTGGGGGTTGTTGTTCGAAGAGGCCTACGCTGGGGCATGCAAATGA
- a CDS encoding ArsR/SmtB family transcription factor — MTYESALTALGDPTRRKIFEALWSAPSTVSDLAKGQSVSRPAVSQHLKVLEAANMVSVTPQGRSRLYAVRPEGLDGLRSYIDRFWGDVLGAYGAEVRRRTLKH; from the coding sequence ATGACTTACGAATCTGCCCTTACAGCTCTTGGCGATCCGACACGTCGGAAAATCTTTGAAGCCCTCTGGAGCGCTCCGAGCACTGTTTCGGATCTGGCAAAAGGGCAGTCGGTAAGCCGCCCAGCGGTTTCTCAACATTTGAAAGTACTAGAGGCCGCAAACATGGTCAGCGTTACGCCCCAAGGGCGCAGTCGGCTATATGCGGTGCGTCCAGAAGGGTTGGACGGCTTGCGCAGTTATATTGATCGGTTCTGGGGTGATGTGCTGGGCGCTTATGGTGCCGAAGTCCGCCGCCGCACTCTCAAACATTGA
- the tig gene encoding trigger factor: MSVKETLNEGLKRGYEIIVTAAELEATVNDKLKEAQPEVEMKGFRKGKVPMAMMKKQFGPKVLGEAMQESVDGAMNKHLEESGDRPAMQPEMKMANEDWKEGDDVVVTVSYEALPEVPEVDFSGIKLEKLVVKADDASVEEALASLAATAQNFEDRKKGSKAKDGDQVVFDFLGKVDGEAFEGGAAEGHALVLGSGQFIPGFEEGLVGVKAGEEKNVEVTFPAEYNAEHLAGKAAVFECKILNVLEPKAAEINDEMAKQFGAEDLAGLKGQITEKLQEEYAGAARAVTKRGLLDALDKKVSFELPPSLVEAEAGQIAHQLWHEDNPEVEGHDHPEIETTKEHTKLAERRVKLGLLLAEIGQKAEVQVSDAEFTQAVMNQARQYGDQARQFFEFVQQNPQMQQQIRAPLFEDKVVDHVLEAASLKEKEVSKDDLQKAVEALEEE; encoded by the coding sequence ATGTCGGTCAAAGAGACCCTGAACGAAGGCCTGAAGCGCGGCTACGAGATAATTGTAACCGCAGCTGAGCTTGAAGCGACAGTTAACGACAAGCTCAAAGAGGCGCAGCCTGAAGTTGAGATGAAGGGTTTCCGCAAAGGCAAAGTGCCTATGGCGATGATGAAAAAGCAGTTTGGCCCAAAGGTTCTTGGCGAAGCGATGCAAGAATCAGTCGACGGCGCGATGAACAAGCATCTCGAAGAATCCGGCGACCGCCCTGCGATGCAGCCAGAAATGAAAATGGCGAACGAAGACTGGAAAGAGGGCGACGATGTTGTCGTGACTGTTTCTTACGAAGCACTTCCTGAAGTTCCAGAAGTCGACTTCTCCGGTATCAAGCTTGAGAAGCTGGTTGTTAAAGCTGACGACGCATCTGTTGAAGAAGCTTTGGCTTCCCTCGCGGCAACTGCGCAGAACTTTGAAGACCGCAAAAAGGGCTCCAAGGCGAAAGACGGCGACCAAGTTGTATTCGACTTCCTTGGTAAAGTTGACGGCGAAGCATTTGAAGGCGGCGCGGCTGAAGGCCACGCACTTGTTCTTGGTTCCGGCCAGTTCATCCCAGGTTTCGAAGAAGGTCTTGTTGGCGTTAAAGCTGGCGAAGAAAAGAACGTCGAAGTTACGTTCCCTGCTGAATACAACGCTGAGCACCTTGCAGGCAAAGCGGCTGTGTTTGAATGCAAAATCCTCAACGTTCTTGAGCCTAAAGCGGCTGAGATCAACGACGAGATGGCAAAGCAGTTTGGCGCAGAAGACCTTGCTGGTCTGAAGGGTCAGATCACTGAGAAGCTGCAGGAAGAATACGCCGGTGCAGCACGCGCTGTTACGAAGCGTGGTTTGCTGGATGCGCTGGACAAGAAAGTTTCCTTCGAGCTTCCACCATCCCTTGTTGAAGCTGAAGCGGGCCAGATCGCGCACCAGCTGTGGCACGAAGACAACCCAGAAGTCGAAGGCCACGATCACCCTGAGATCGAAACAACTAAAGAGCACACTAAGCTGGCCGAGCGCCGCGTTAAGTTGGGCTTGTTGTTGGCTGAAATCGGCCAGAAAGCTGAAGTTCAGGTTTCTGACGCTGAGTTCACACAGGCTGTGATGAACCAAGCACGTCAGTACGGCGACCAAGCGCGTCAGTTCTTTGAATTCGTTCAGCAGAACCCACAGATGCAGCAACAGATCCGCGCACCTTTGTTTGAAGACAAAGTTGTGGACCACGTTCTTGAAGCCGCTTCTTTGAAGGAAAAAGAAGTGTCCAAGGACGACCTGCAAAAGGCGGTCGAAGCACTCGAAGAAGAGTAA
- a CDS encoding Hint domain-containing protein, translated as MHLGNTQEFKDRAAVTALPANVAGLAAGTTVMTLDGEKAVETLKAGDRIITRDSGMAILRETRSQKVHVASIQIKAGSLGHTRPEDDMIVGPDTLVHIRDWRAKALFGADVATVKAKRLIDGEFVSEVEAKTMTVYELIFEKQHIVYADGLEVASTAV; from the coding sequence ATGCACCTGGGAAATACACAAGAATTCAAAGACCGCGCCGCTGTTACCGCCCTGCCCGCCAACGTCGCTGGGCTTGCTGCAGGAACCACTGTTATGACGCTGGACGGTGAAAAAGCCGTTGAAACACTAAAAGCCGGCGACCGGATCATCACCCGCGACAGCGGAATGGCGATCCTGCGCGAGACACGTAGCCAAAAGGTTCACGTGGCGTCTATCCAGATCAAAGCGGGCTCTTTGGGCCACACGCGCCCGGAAGACGACATGATCGTTGGCCCAGACACATTGGTTCACATCCGCGATTGGCGCGCAAAGGCGCTGTTTGGCGCTGATGTTGCGACCGTAAAAGCGAAGCGCCTAATCGACGGTGAATTCGTTTCAGAAGTCGAAGCCAAAACAATGACCGTTTATGAGCTGATTTTCGAAAAGCAGCACATTGTTTACGCAGACGGCCTCGAAGTCGCCAGCACCGCTGTTTGA
- a CDS encoding P-II family nitrogen regulator, whose amino-acid sequence MKKIEAIIKPFKLDEVKEALQDAGIQGLSVVEVKGFGRQKGHTELYRGAEYVVDFLPKVKIEVVLADDQVDGAIEAIITAAKTDKIGDGKIFVSDVSQAIRIRTGEEGDEAL is encoded by the coding sequence ATGAAAAAGATCGAAGCGATCATCAAGCCGTTCAAACTGGACGAAGTGAAGGAAGCGTTGCAAGACGCAGGCATTCAAGGACTAAGCGTTGTTGAAGTCAAAGGGTTCGGACGCCAAAAGGGCCATACCGAGCTTTACCGCGGCGCTGAATACGTTGTGGATTTCCTGCCAAAGGTGAAGATCGAGGTCGTGTTGGCCGATGATCAAGTAGATGGTGCCATTGAGGCCATCATTACCGCGGCAAAAACAGACAAAATCGGTGACGGCAAGATTTTCGTCTCCGATGTTAGCCAGGCGATCCGTATTCGTACTGGCGAAGAAGGCGACGAAGCACTGTAA
- the glnA gene encoding type I glutamate--ammonia ligase — protein sequence MTTNKDVVKMIKDEGIDYVDIRFTDPRGKLQHVTLISDEVDEDFLEEGFMFDGSSIAGWKAINESDMKLMPDASSAYLDPFYAEKTLCIHCSVVEPDTGEGYERDPRGTAERAEAYLKSTGIGDTSFWGPEAEFFLFDDVRYSVGINKVGYEVDAIDASWNTDTQYEMGNTGHRPGVKGGYFPVNPIDDAQDIRSEMLSTMKRLGMKVDKHHHEVASCQHELGLIFGTLTKQADELQKYKYVVHNVAQAYGKSATFMPKPIAGDNGTGMHVNMSIWKDGKPLFAGDKYADLSQEALYFIGGILKHAKALNAITNPSTNSYKRLIPGFEAPVLRAYSASNRSGCVRIPWTESPKAKRVEARFPDPAANPYLCFAALMMAGLDGIKNKIDPGPASDKDLYDLPPEELAEIPTVCGSLREALEELEKDMDFLLQGDVFTKDQLQGYMDLKWEEVYEYEHTPHPVEFKLYYSC from the coding sequence ATGACAACCAACAAAGACGTTGTGAAGATGATCAAAGATGAGGGCATCGATTATGTCGATATCCGCTTCACTGACCCGCGCGGCAAGCTGCAGCACGTAACATTGATTTCTGACGAAGTTGACGAAGACTTCCTCGAAGAAGGCTTCATGTTTGACGGCTCCTCCATCGCAGGTTGGAAAGCGATCAACGAATCCGACATGAAACTGATGCCGGATGCTTCTAGCGCGTACCTTGACCCCTTCTATGCTGAGAAAACACTCTGCATTCACTGTTCCGTTGTTGAGCCTGACACAGGCGAAGGCTACGAGCGCGATCCACGCGGCACAGCCGAGCGCGCAGAAGCCTACCTGAAATCTACAGGTATCGGTGACACGTCTTTCTGGGGGCCAGAAGCTGAATTCTTCCTGTTTGACGACGTGCGCTACTCTGTTGGCATCAACAAAGTCGGCTACGAAGTCGATGCGATCGACGCGTCTTGGAACACAGATACACAGTACGAAATGGGCAACACTGGCCACCGTCCTGGCGTTAAGGGCGGCTACTTCCCTGTAAACCCAATCGATGACGCGCAGGACATCCGTTCTGAAATGCTCTCCACAATGAAGCGCCTCGGCATGAAGGTCGACAAGCACCACCACGAAGTGGCGTCTTGCCAGCACGAGCTGGGCTTGATCTTCGGCACGCTGACAAAGCAGGCTGATGAGCTTCAGAAGTACAAGTACGTTGTTCACAACGTAGCTCAGGCTTACGGCAAGTCCGCTACATTCATGCCAAAGCCAATCGCTGGTGATAACGGCACAGGCATGCACGTGAACATGTCCATCTGGAAAGATGGTAAGCCATTGTTCGCAGGCGACAAATACGCTGACCTGTCTCAGGAAGCTCTGTACTTCATCGGTGGTATCCTGAAGCACGCTAAAGCACTGAACGCGATCACAAACCCATCCACAAACTCATACAAGCGTTTGATCCCGGGTTTTGAAGCTCCAGTTCTGCGCGCTTACTCTGCGTCCAACCGTTCCGGTTGCGTACGTATTCCATGGACAGAGTCCCCGAAAGCCAAGCGCGTTGAAGCACGTTTCCCTGATCCAGCAGCCAACCCATACCTTTGCTTCGCGGCATTGATGATGGCTGGCCTTGACGGCATCAAGAACAAGATCGACCCAGGTCCTGCTTCTGACAAAGATCTTTACGATCTGCCACCAGAAGAGCTCGCAGAAATCCCAACAGTTTGTGGTTCCTTGCGCGAAGCACTTGAAGAGCTGGAAAAAGACATGGACTTCCTCTTGCAGGGCGACGTGTTCACAAAAGACCAGCTTCAGGGCTACATGGATCTGAAATGGGAAGAAGTGTACGAATACGAACACACACCTCACCCAGTTGAATTCAAGCTGTACTACAGCTGCTAA
- the dddP gene encoding dimethylsulfonioproprionate lyase DddP — translation MDSPFRDTRKIDPTKGMTLGDGSPNDNNRVEIGPTQLAFNEWANAGLILPKLEAMREYRWKRLTQHIVDRDLGGLLMFDPLNIRYATDSTNMQLWNTHNPFRAVLLCADGHMVMWDYKNAPFLSEFNPLVAEQRSGASMFYFSNGNKGLQAASTFADEIKDLMRSHAGTNMRLAVDKIMVDGLRALEARGFTVEEGEEVTEHARSVKGPDEILAMRCANHACETACKSMEDFARANAGDGTTTEDDIWAILHAENIKRGGEWIETRLLATGPRTNPWFQECGPRITQPNEILAFDTDLIGSYGICIDISRTWWIGDEKPRLDMIEAMKHAVEHIETNMQMLKPGVNIQDLSRNTHVLHDKYQKQKYGCLMHGVGLCDEWPLVAYPDKMVEGAFDHELEAGMVLCVEALVSPEGGDFSIKLEDQVLITDDGFENLTTYPHDDALMGR, via the coding sequence ATGGATTCCCCATTTCGAGACACGCGAAAGATCGACCCGACCAAGGGAATGACCCTTGGTGACGGCAGCCCCAACGACAATAACCGCGTAGAAATTGGACCAACGCAATTGGCATTCAATGAGTGGGCTAATGCGGGTCTGATCCTCCCCAAACTTGAAGCAATGCGTGAATATCGTTGGAAACGCCTAACCCAGCACATCGTTGATCGTGACCTTGGCGGCTTGCTGATGTTTGACCCACTCAACATTCGTTACGCCACTGACAGCACCAACATGCAGCTTTGGAACACCCACAATCCGTTTCGCGCGGTGCTGCTGTGCGCCGATGGCCACATGGTTATGTGGGACTACAAAAACGCCCCCTTCCTGAGTGAGTTTAATCCCCTCGTCGCCGAACAACGTTCCGGTGCCTCGATGTTCTACTTTTCTAACGGTAACAAAGGCTTACAAGCAGCGTCCACTTTTGCGGACGAGATAAAAGACCTCATGCGCAGCCATGCCGGCACCAATATGCGCCTCGCCGTTGATAAGATCATGGTGGATGGTTTGCGTGCCCTTGAAGCCCGAGGGTTCACCGTTGAGGAAGGCGAAGAAGTCACCGAACACGCACGTTCCGTAAAAGGACCTGATGAAATCCTCGCCATGCGGTGTGCCAATCACGCCTGCGAAACGGCGTGCAAATCAATGGAAGACTTCGCCCGTGCAAACGCTGGCGACGGTACCACCACTGAAGATGACATCTGGGCGATCCTACACGCAGAGAATATCAAACGCGGTGGCGAATGGATCGAAACCCGCCTTCTTGCCACCGGCCCGCGCACCAATCCGTGGTTCCAAGAATGCGGTCCACGCATCACGCAACCCAATGAAATCCTGGCATTCGATACCGATCTGATCGGATCCTATGGCATCTGCATCGACATCTCACGCACATGGTGGATTGGTGATGAAAAGCCTCGTCTCGACATGATTGAGGCGATGAAGCACGCGGTGGAACATATTGAAACCAATATGCAAATGCTTAAACCTGGGGTGAATATTCAGGACTTATCTCGCAATACCCACGTGCTGCACGACAAATACCAAAAACAGAAATACGGCTGCCTAATGCACGGTGTTGGCCTGTGCGATGAATGGCCTTTGGTCGCCTACCCCGACAAAATGGTCGAAGGCGCGTTTGATCATGAACTTGAAGCCGGCATGGTGCTTTGCGTCGAAGCCTTAGTCTCACCCGAAGGCGGGGATTTCTCAATCAAGCTCGAAGATCAGGTCTTGATTACGGATGACGGGTTCGAAAACCTCACCACCTACCCGCATGACGACGCGTTGATGGGGCGTTAA
- a CDS encoding endonuclease/exonuclease/phosphatase family protein, whose protein sequence is MLKVMGRVLVVLAALVLAASFAGDLHGVGDSLAVFRLAILVGALFVSALVWRWRWAKVLALVAFAIGGMQMADGAFASVPDTPDFVLYQKNLLFRERDRTEFINDVLASGADAVTLQEVGPANEAVLETLREWYPYQLLCNDVRLRRMAIVSRTPFEVEECFEQSGAARVVTQVGGRSVQVYSLHLYWPYPYPQARQVAALAPIFEAQETDFTVVGGDFNMVASGRSVAAIEAATGTERVGRAAATYYLYGYPLAIDHVLATGGAGALETRDKMGSDHLGLVASIVFP, encoded by the coding sequence ATGCTTAAGGTTATGGGCCGGGTATTGGTCGTTTTGGCGGCTTTGGTTTTGGCGGCTTCTTTTGCGGGGGACCTGCATGGGGTCGGGGACAGTCTGGCTGTGTTTCGATTGGCGATTCTCGTGGGGGCACTTTTTGTCTCAGCATTGGTCTGGCGTTGGCGTTGGGCGAAAGTGCTGGCCCTTGTTGCTTTCGCCATTGGGGGCATGCAAATGGCGGACGGTGCGTTTGCCTCTGTGCCGGATACGCCCGATTTTGTTCTCTATCAGAAGAATTTACTGTTCCGTGAGCGGGACCGGACCGAGTTCATCAACGATGTTCTGGCCTCAGGCGCGGATGCTGTAACCTTGCAAGAAGTCGGCCCGGCCAATGAGGCGGTTCTTGAGACGTTGCGCGAATGGTATCCATATCAATTGCTGTGCAACGACGTCAGGTTGCGCAGAATGGCGATTGTTTCGCGCACACCGTTTGAGGTGGAGGAGTGTTTCGAGCAATCTGGTGCGGCGCGTGTTGTGACGCAGGTTGGTGGGCGTTCAGTTCAGGTTTATTCGCTGCATTTGTATTGGCCTTATCCGTACCCGCAGGCGCGTCAGGTCGCGGCATTGGCCCCTATATTTGAGGCGCAAGAAACGGATTTCACGGTTGTAGGCGGTGATTTTAATATGGTCGCGTCAGGACGTAGCGTTGCGGCAATTGAAGCGGCCACTGGCACCGAGCGGGTCGGACGGGCTGCTGCGACGTATTATCTTTATGGTTACCCGCTTGCGATTGACCATGTTTTGGCCACAGGTGGCGCAGGAGCGCTCGAAACACGTGACAAGATGGGATCAGACCACCTTGGTTTGGTGGCCTCAATCGTGTTTCCTTAA